The following proteins come from a genomic window of Halorussus halophilus:
- a CDS encoding extracellular catalytic domain type 1 short-chain-length polyhydroxyalkanoate depolymerase encodes MNCERRTLLKTAGSTVCGATLLGSVGTAAASGSYTNHYYSGFDYWKYVPDGVGDGAPLMVMLHGCGQNGDQFREETQMNAIADQEGFVVIYPDQYNARNSYECWNWFYDSNTTRGNGEAAVIAGMTQETIDAENCDPERVYVAGLSAGAAMVPNMLAEYADIYAAGGVHSGLEYDAAESSSGGTYAMTYGGPDPQSQGTQAYDAMESYGITSEIPTIVFHGTDDTTVYPINGHQAAEQATQTNDLAADDSDDDGLDYDADVVSSGQAASHSYTTYEYHDEAGESVVEKWMVDGMDHAWSGGKSGGEYTAPGGPDASQIVWDFCSQFTRGE; translated from the coding sequence ATGAACTGCGAAAGACGCACACTCCTCAAGACGGCCGGTAGCACAGTCTGTGGGGCGACACTTCTCGGCAGCGTCGGCACTGCCGCGGCGTCGGGGTCCTACACCAACCACTACTACAGCGGCTTCGATTACTGGAAGTACGTTCCCGATGGCGTCGGCGACGGCGCACCGCTGATGGTGATGCTCCACGGATGCGGCCAAAACGGCGACCAGTTCCGCGAAGAGACCCAGATGAACGCTATCGCGGACCAAGAAGGATTCGTCGTCATCTATCCGGACCAGTACAACGCGCGAAACTCCTACGAGTGTTGGAACTGGTTCTACGACTCGAACACGACTCGCGGCAACGGGGAAGCGGCAGTCATCGCGGGGATGACACAGGAGACCATCGACGCGGAGAACTGCGATCCAGAGCGGGTCTACGTCGCAGGTCTCTCGGCAGGCGCGGCGATGGTCCCGAATATGCTCGCGGAGTACGCCGATATCTACGCCGCCGGTGGCGTCCACTCCGGGTTGGAGTACGACGCCGCAGAGAGTTCGTCTGGCGGCACGTACGCGATGACCTACGGCGGCCCGGACCCCCAAAGTCAGGGCACGCAGGCCTACGACGCTATGGAGTCGTACGGCATCACGAGCGAGATTCCGACCATCGTCTTCCACGGCACCGACGACACGACGGTGTATCCCATCAACGGGCACCAAGCCGCCGAGCAGGCGACCCAGACCAACGACCTCGCGGCCGACGATTCGGACGACGACGGACTCGACTACGATGCGGACGTGGTGTCGAGCGGTCAAGCGGCGAGTCACAGTTACACGACCTACGAGTATCACGACGAAGCAGGCGAATCGGTCGTCGAGAAGTGGATGGTTGACGGCATGGACCACGCGTGGTCCGGCGGGAAATCGGGCGGCGAGTACACCGCGCCGGGCGGCCCGGACGCCAGCCAGATAGTGTGGGACTTCTGCTCGCAGTTCACGCGGGGTGAATAA
- a CDS encoding (2Fe-2S)-binding protein, whose translation MTDHEITLTVDGTTEELTVESRTLLVHALRDELGYTGPNVGCETSKCGACTVRLDGDAVKSCTVLAVQADGSEVTTAGGLADGTDLHPIQTAFHEEHGLQCGYCTPGMVMTASELLENDPDPDREAIRTGLKGNVCRCTGYQNIVDAIETAADDLAESGTTTQQTCGGDQS comes from the coding sequence ATGACCGACCACGAAATAACGCTGACCGTCGATGGAACCACAGAGGAGTTGACGGTCGAATCCCGGACCCTGCTCGTCCACGCGCTCCGGGACGAACTCGGCTACACCGGTCCCAACGTCGGGTGCGAGACCAGCAAGTGCGGGGCCTGCACCGTACGTCTCGACGGCGATGCAGTCAAGTCCTGCACCGTCCTCGCCGTGCAGGCGGACGGGAGCGAAGTCACGACAGCAGGCGGACTCGCGGACGGCACCGACCTCCATCCGATTCAGACGGCGTTCCACGAGGAACACGGACTACAGTGTGGCTACTGCACGCCCGGCATGGTGATGACTGCCTCCGAACTTCTCGAAAACGACCCTGACCCCGACCGCGAGGCGATTCGCACTGGACTCAAGGGGAACGTCTGTCGATGCACTGGCTACCAGAACATCGTAGACGCGATAGAGACGGCCGCTGACGACCTCGCGGAGTCGGGGACGACTACCCAGCAAACATGCGGAGGCGACCAGTCGTGA
- a CDS encoding FAD binding domain-containing protein, translating to MRRRPVVIPPEFDYCRASSVEDALELLEVHADADPVVLAGGHGLLPDMKTGETSPGVLIDVSEIDGLRGVEGGDSNRPFSIGALTTHATLAESDALWEHAPVLAEAAKNVGDLQVRNRGTIGGNLVEADPAADLPAAAVAADATLALRDDDGERTVSADEFFGEDGTTSLGNRELLTEIRIPNSERTHGAYAKKTHPATGYALVGVAVSLTVEDGTVTRARLAASGVAESPVRLTVVEDALVGSEATQQGLSAAAENASATLDPSDARSDPTASGEFRIHLLEPYAERALTTALDRTIGDGETADGTDAEVTTDE from the coding sequence ATGCGGAGGCGACCAGTCGTGATTCCGCCGGAGTTCGACTACTGTCGCGCGAGCAGTGTCGAGGATGCACTCGAACTGCTGGAAGTACACGCCGACGCGGACCCGGTCGTTCTCGCGGGTGGCCACGGCCTGCTCCCCGACATGAAGACGGGCGAGACGAGTCCAGGCGTTCTCATCGACGTCAGCGAAATCGATGGGCTTCGCGGCGTCGAGGGAGGAGACTCGAACCGCCCGTTCTCGATAGGCGCGCTCACGACCCACGCGACGCTCGCGGAGTCTGACGCGCTCTGGGAGCACGCGCCAGTCCTCGCGGAAGCCGCGAAGAACGTCGGCGACCTGCAGGTCCGCAACCGCGGAACCATCGGCGGGAATTTGGTAGAGGCTGACCCGGCCGCGGACCTCCCTGCCGCGGCAGTCGCCGCAGATGCGACCCTCGCGCTCCGCGACGACGACGGCGAGCGGACTGTGTCCGCCGACGAATTCTTCGGCGAGGACGGCACTACTTCGCTCGGCAACCGGGAACTGCTGACCGAGATTCGGATACCTAATTCGGAGCGGACCCACGGCGCGTACGCGAAGAAGACGCACCCCGCGACTGGCTACGCGCTGGTCGGGGTCGCCGTCTCGCTCACAGTCGAGGACGGAACCGTGACCCGCGCGCGCCTCGCGGCCAGCGGCGTGGCCGAGTCGCCGGTTAGACTGACTGTCGTCGAAGACGCTCTCGTCGGCAGTGAAGCGACTCAGCAAGGACTCTCCGCGGCCGCGGAGAACGCATCCGCGACACTCGACCCGTCCGACGCCCGCTCGGACCCGACGGCTTCCGGCGAGTTCAGGATTCATTTGCTCGAACCCTACGCCGAGCGCGCGCTGACGACTGCGTTGGACCGTACGATTGGCGACGGTGAGACTGCTGACGGGACCGACGCAGAGGTGACCACCGATGAGTGA